A single Danio rerio strain Tuebingen ecotype United States chromosome 17, GRCz12tu, whole genome shotgun sequence DNA region contains:
- the b3gnt2b gene encoding N-acetyllactosaminide beta-1,3-N-acetylglucosaminyltransferase 2 isoform X1, whose protein sequence is MGNVVRLDTMQGPRRKVKVMAMMTMVFLFIVVEVSRNAGKGSSSKNKSLVPLKRFWAKDLPSDAYWNRQQQQINYINNRNLEKLNYTIDNLPDWLNDTVSLDSCDPDYRVTTQVKDYNSLPDRFKDFLLYMRCRSYPIVVDQPNICKKQPFLLLAIKSLVPHFDRRQAIRESWGKVGRIANRSVVTVFLLGNAATEDHFPDLSKMLHHESSIHRDILQWDYRDTFFNLTIKEVLFLEWLSTRCPGANFIFKGDDDVFVNTIHIIDFLTNLSNAKARELFVGDVITNAGPHRDKKVKYFIPESMFVGMYPAYAGGGGYLFSGQLAQRLHNISKLVPLYPIDDVYTGMCLMKMGLAPEKHKGFRTFDIEEKYRDNACAYKSLMLVHPRSPQHMIKIWAWLNDPALNCQ, encoded by the exons ATGGGAAAT GTGGTGAGACTCGACACCATGCAGGGACCTCGGAGGAAGGTGAAGGTCATGGCGATGATGACAATGGTGTTTCTCTTCATAGTGGTGGAGGTCTCTCGCAATGCTGGGAAGGGCAGCAGCAGTAAAAACAAGTCTCTGGTTCCCTTGAAGCGTTTCTGGGCAAAAGATCTTCCCAGCGACGCCTATTGGAATCGGCAACAGCAGCAGATTAACTACATCAACAACCGCAACCTAGAAAAGCTCAACTACACAATTGATAATCTTCCAGACTGGCTAAACGACACCGTCAGCCTGGACTCATGTGACCCAGACTATAGAGTGACCACCCAAGTGAAGGATTACAACTCTTTACCTGATCGATTCAAGGACTTCCTGCTTTACATGCGCTGCAGGTCCTATCCCATAGTTGTGGACCAACCAAACATATGCAAAAAACAACCGTTCCTTCTCCTAGCCATTAAATCTTTAGTCCCACACTTTGACCGACGTCAAGCTATCCGTGAGTCATGGGGCAAAGTTGGCCGCATTGCGAACAGATCCGTCGTTACGGTGTTTCTTCTGGGAAATGCGGCCACCGAGGACCACTTTCCTGACCTCTCAAAGATGCTCCATCACGAGAGCTCCATTCACAGAGATATCCTTCAGTGGGACTACAGGGACACCTTCTTCAACCTCACTATCAAGGAGGTGCTTTTTCTGGAATGGCTGAGCACGCGCTGTCCTGGAGCCAATTTCATCTTTAAGGGCGATGACGATGTTTTTGTTAACACCATCCACATCATAGACTTCCTAACTAATCTTTCTAATGCCAAAGCAAGGGAACTGTTTGTGGGGGATGTGATTACTAACGCTGGGCCACACAGGGACAAAAAGGTGAAGTATTTTATACCTGAGAGCATGTTTGTTGGAATGTACCCTGCATACGCTGGAGGGGGAGGTTATTTGTTTTCGGGACAGCTGGCGCAGAGACTTCACAACATCTCGAAGTTGGTGCCCCTCTACCCCATTGATGATGTCTACACGGGTATGTGCCTTATGAAAATGGGCCTCGCGCCTGAGAAGCACAAAGGCTTCAGGACGTTTGATATCGAAGAGAAATATCGTGATAATGCCTGTGCCTATAAGAGCTTGATGCTGGTCCATCCCAGAAGTCCTCAGCATATGATCAAAATATGGGCCTGGCTGAATGACCCAGCCTTGAACTGTCAGTGA
- the b3gnt2b gene encoding N-acetyllactosaminide beta-1,3-N-acetylglucosaminyltransferase 2 isoform X2: protein MQGPRRKVKVMAMMTMVFLFIVVEVSRNAGKGSSSKNKSLVPLKRFWAKDLPSDAYWNRQQQQINYINNRNLEKLNYTIDNLPDWLNDTVSLDSCDPDYRVTTQVKDYNSLPDRFKDFLLYMRCRSYPIVVDQPNICKKQPFLLLAIKSLVPHFDRRQAIRESWGKVGRIANRSVVTVFLLGNAATEDHFPDLSKMLHHESSIHRDILQWDYRDTFFNLTIKEVLFLEWLSTRCPGANFIFKGDDDVFVNTIHIIDFLTNLSNAKARELFVGDVITNAGPHRDKKVKYFIPESMFVGMYPAYAGGGGYLFSGQLAQRLHNISKLVPLYPIDDVYTGMCLMKMGLAPEKHKGFRTFDIEEKYRDNACAYKSLMLVHPRSPQHMIKIWAWLNDPALNCQ from the coding sequence ATGCAGGGACCTCGGAGGAAGGTGAAGGTCATGGCGATGATGACAATGGTGTTTCTCTTCATAGTGGTGGAGGTCTCTCGCAATGCTGGGAAGGGCAGCAGCAGTAAAAACAAGTCTCTGGTTCCCTTGAAGCGTTTCTGGGCAAAAGATCTTCCCAGCGACGCCTATTGGAATCGGCAACAGCAGCAGATTAACTACATCAACAACCGCAACCTAGAAAAGCTCAACTACACAATTGATAATCTTCCAGACTGGCTAAACGACACCGTCAGCCTGGACTCATGTGACCCAGACTATAGAGTGACCACCCAAGTGAAGGATTACAACTCTTTACCTGATCGATTCAAGGACTTCCTGCTTTACATGCGCTGCAGGTCCTATCCCATAGTTGTGGACCAACCAAACATATGCAAAAAACAACCGTTCCTTCTCCTAGCCATTAAATCTTTAGTCCCACACTTTGACCGACGTCAAGCTATCCGTGAGTCATGGGGCAAAGTTGGCCGCATTGCGAACAGATCCGTCGTTACGGTGTTTCTTCTGGGAAATGCGGCCACCGAGGACCACTTTCCTGACCTCTCAAAGATGCTCCATCACGAGAGCTCCATTCACAGAGATATCCTTCAGTGGGACTACAGGGACACCTTCTTCAACCTCACTATCAAGGAGGTGCTTTTTCTGGAATGGCTGAGCACGCGCTGTCCTGGAGCCAATTTCATCTTTAAGGGCGATGACGATGTTTTTGTTAACACCATCCACATCATAGACTTCCTAACTAATCTTTCTAATGCCAAAGCAAGGGAACTGTTTGTGGGGGATGTGATTACTAACGCTGGGCCACACAGGGACAAAAAGGTGAAGTATTTTATACCTGAGAGCATGTTTGTTGGAATGTACCCTGCATACGCTGGAGGGGGAGGTTATTTGTTTTCGGGACAGCTGGCGCAGAGACTTCACAACATCTCGAAGTTGGTGCCCCTCTACCCCATTGATGATGTCTACACGGGTATGTGCCTTATGAAAATGGGCCTCGCGCCTGAGAAGCACAAAGGCTTCAGGACGTTTGATATCGAAGAGAAATATCGTGATAATGCCTGTGCCTATAAGAGCTTGATGCTGGTCCATCCCAGAAGTCCTCAGCATATGATCAAAATATGGGCCTGGCTGAATGACCCAGCCTTGAACTGTCAGTGA
- the b3gnt2b gene encoding N-acetyllactosaminide beta-1,3-N-acetylglucosaminyltransferase 2 precursor (The RefSeq protein has 1 substitution compared to this genomic sequence): MQGPRRKVKVMAMMTMVFLFIVVEVSRNAGKGSSSKNKSLVPLKRFWAKDLPSDAYWNRQQQQINYINNRNLEKLNYTIDNLPDWLNDTVSLDSCDPDYRVTTQVKDYNSLPDRFKDFLLYMRCRSYPIVVDQPNICKKQPFLFLAIKSLVPHFDRRQAIRESWGKVGRIANRSVVTVFLLGNAATEDHFPDLSKMLHHESSIHRDILQWDYRDTFFNLTIKEVLFLEWLSTRCPGANFIFKGDDDVFVNTIHIIDFLTNLSNAKARELFVGDVITNAGPHRDKKVKYFIPESMFVGMYPAYAGGGGYLFSGQLAQRLHNISKLVPLYPIDDVYTGMCLMKMGLAPEKHKGFRTFDIEEKYRDNACAYKSLMLVHPRSPQHMIKIWAWLNDPALNCQ; this comes from the coding sequence ATGCAGGGACCTCGGAGGAAGGTGAAGGTCATGGCGATGATGACAATGGTGTTTCTCTTCATAGTGGTGGAGGTCTCTCGCAATGCTGGGAAGGGCAGCAGCAGTAAAAACAAGTCTCTGGTTCCCTTGAAGCGTTTCTGGGCAAAAGATCTTCCCAGCGACGCCTATTGGAATCGGCAACAGCAGCAGATTAACTACATCAACAACCGCAACCTAGAAAAGCTCAACTACACAATTGATAATCTTCCAGACTGGCTAAACGACACCGTCAGCCTGGACTCATGTGACCCAGACTATAGAGTGACCACCCAAGTGAAGGATTACAACTCTTTACCTGATCGATTCAAGGACTTCCTGCTTTACATGCGCTGCAGGTCCTATCCCATAGTTGTGGACCAACCAAACATATGCAAAAAACAACCGTTCCTTCTCCTAGCCATTAAATCTTTAGTCCCACACTTTGACCGACGTCAAGCTATCCGTGAGTCATGGGGCAAAGTTGGCCGCATTGCGAACAGATCCGTCGTTACGGTGTTTCTTCTGGGAAATGCGGCCACCGAGGACCACTTTCCTGACCTCTCAAAGATGCTCCATCACGAGAGCTCCATTCACAGAGATATCCTTCAGTGGGACTACAGGGACACCTTCTTCAACCTCACTATCAAGGAGGTGCTTTTTCTGGAATGGCTGAGCACGCGCTGTCCTGGAGCCAATTTCATCTTTAAGGGCGATGACGATGTTTTTGTTAACACCATCCACATCATAGACTTCCTAACTAATCTTTCTAATGCCAAAGCAAGGGAACTGTTTGTGGGGGATGTGATTACTAACGCTGGGCCACACAGGGACAAAAAGGTGAAGTATTTTATACCTGAGAGCATGTTTGTTGGAATGTACCCTGCATACGCTGGAGGGGGAGGTTATTTGTTTTCGGGACAGCTGGCGCAGAGACTTCACAACATCTCGAAGTTGGTGCCCCTCTACCCCATTGATGATGTCTACACGGGTATGTGCCTTATGAAAATGGGCCTCGCGCCTGAGAAGCACAAAGGCTTCAGGACGTTTGATATCGAAGAGAAATATCGTGATAATGCCTGTGCCTATAAGAGCTTGATGCTGGTCCATCCCAGAAGTCCTCAGCATATGATCAAAATATGGGCCTGGCTGAATGACCCAGCCTTGAACTGTCAGTGA